DNA sequence from the Nicotiana tomentosiformis chromosome 3, ASM39032v3, whole genome shotgun sequence genome:
gtactttcacggaggcaatctcattGTTACTCAACTTCGAACTTGTCTATCAAGGATGGCAATTGGAATTTCTttataagtcaattcttcattaacctcaatggtctcaaccggaacaataagcgatggatctccaaccaccttcttcaatatGGACAAGTggaacaccgggtgtactaaagACATttctggaggtagttctagcctgtaagccacctgaccaatcctctgaataatTCTGTAcgatccgacatacctcagactcaattttcctttcttaccgaaccacATTATACCCTTCaaaggggaaaccttcaagaatacccaatcatcttctttgaactccaaattccTATGAAGAACATCTgtataggacttctgatgactttGAACAGTTTTTTaatcgctccttaatgatcttgacCTTTTCTATAGCATGATGCACGAGGTATGGCCCTattaactctgcttccccaatctcgaaccatccaatgggagatctacatctcctactatataaagccttgaacggtgccatctgaatgttggcaTAATAACTGTTGTTGTGGGCAAACTCTATGagcggaaaatgatcatcccagctacccctgaagtcaagaacacaagagcgcaacatatcctcgagcgtctgaatagtccactctgcCTGCCCGCCAGTCtgtgggtgaaaggttgtactaagattcacttgagtacccaaaccttgctaacATTTCTTCTAAAAATTAGCCATGAACTATACcactcgatctgagataatagaaactggagtgcaaTATAACCTAACTATtaccttgatatacaattgagcataatGTTCTGCtatatcggtagccttaacaggtaaaaAGTGTGATGATTTcttgagtcgatccacaatcacccaaatcaagTCGAATttgcgaggagtgcgaggtagccctactacaaagtccatattgatcatctcccacttccatatCGGAATCTCTATGTTCTGTTCCatcccaccgggcctttggtgttcggccttcacttgctgacaatttggacatcttgccataaagtccgccacattcctcttcatatcattccaccagtaaactttcctaagatcatgatacatctttgtggagcCCGAGTGCATGGAATACCTAAaagtgtgagcctcagtcatgattcttttccggagaccatccacattaggaacatatagtcacccttggtaccttagtgtaccatcatccatgccaagagaaaaggctgATGTTTATgaataacctctttcaattgcaccaacaatagatcgttgtattgcttctccttgacttccaccacaagtgacgattcagccctattttgcacagtcacccctccttcactagaatccgcaagacgaactcccaaactagccacccGATGAACCTCCTTGACCAACGAcgtttgatatgcctccaagtgagccaaactacccatatattcatggctaagagcatctgccacaacattagtcttccccggatgatacagaatatcgacgttgtaatcttttagtaactcaagccatcttctctgcctcagattcaattccttctatttaaAAATGTATTGtaggctcttatggtccatgaatatatctgcatgaaccccatacagataatgacgccaaatattcaatgcaaataccaccagcgcaagctctaagtcatgtgttggatagttcttttcatgattcttgagttgcctagaagcataagctctcaccttgccatgttgcattaatacacacccaagaccgatccttgaagcatcacaatataccacaaatctatccgtaccctctggtagagtcaacactagTGTCGTAGTTAATCTTTATTTCAACTCTTAGAAGCTCTTTTCACAagaatctgaccattggaacttaaccgccttctgtgtcaatttagtcaacggagaggcaagagtggagaacccctacACAAACTTCATGTAATACCAGCTAAGCCCAAGTAACTGCAAATCTCtgttggggtagtaggtctaggccaattcttcacggcTGAAATTTTCTGCGGgtcaacctcaattccttctctagagacaacatgacccaagaacgtgacagattcaagccaaaattcacatttcgaaaactttgcatataactggtgctgatacagGGCCTGcaaaactaccctgagatgatcgataTGGTCTTCCCGACTCCCCGAATAAACAAGAATGgcgtcaataaacactattacaaaggagtcgaggaaagttTTGAAGAcccaattcataagatccatgaaagttgtgggggcatttgttagcccataAGACATTAACAGAAATTCAAAGttcccataccgggtcctgaaagctgttctCGGAAAGTCCTGCTCActgatcttcaactggtgatacccagatcttaaTCAATATTGGAGAAGTACTTatcaccttgcaattgatcaaacaagtcatctatccttggcaatgggtacttattttttattgtaaccttgttgagctgtcgatagtcaatacgcattcttagcgacccatccttcttccttacaaatagaactggtgtgccccaaggcgacacactcagccggatgaaacccttctctaataaatctttcaattgttctttagctccttcaattctgttaGTGTCATtctgtatggtggaatagatataggctacgtgcctggcatcacatcaatcccaaaattaatttTCCTGTCTGGCGGGATCCTAGGGAGCTCATCCGAAAAGACCTCCAGAAATTCAtacacaacaggcacagactcaagtataGGTGCCTTCGCattggtgtccgtaacccggaccaaatggtagatacaccctttgttaatcatctttgtagccttaaggtaagaaataaacctacccttcagcaCCATATcctcccccttccattcaattaCTGACTCATTTGGAAACTCAAACCTAACGATTCTGGTTCGAcagtcaagcttggcaaaacatgaataaagccaattcattcccattattacatgacaatccaatatccccaattcaatgagatcatccatggtgtcccgaccatgcaccgtgacaacacaatccctataaactcaTGCGGtcataatagactcaccaaccagagtagatacataGAACGACTCATGGAGTTGTTCTGGTCTATCccgaattccatagcaacatagggagtgacataggacaaagtggaactgggattaataagagcatacacatcatgatattggacagtcaatatacctgtgacaacatctggagaaacctatgaactctggcgacccctcatagcataaaattggctgggtcctcccgaactctgtacGCCACCCCTAGTTGTACCTCGCCCTGCGAGtgttggggtgcctcgagctggaggaggtgttgcggatgtagtatCTACAAAACTGGTGGAGctcgagcaacatttgagagtctACCCCGGCATTTTGAAAACCCGAGATTTAGgtaaaatatttacggggccttacagcatGGCTtagaaagagttgaaggaacaatttGAGGAATTGCTAGCAAAGCAGTTCGTCATAcggagtgtgtcaccttggggtgcactggtgttgttcgtgaagaagaaggatgggactatgtagatatgcattgattaccgccagttgaacaaagttaccattaataacaagtacccattgccgcgtattgatgatttatttgactagttgtagggtgccagggtgttctttAAGAccgacttgagatctgggtatcatcagctaaagattcgtGCTTCGGATGTTTCGAATACGgccttccggactagatatggtcactatgaggtttttggtgatgtccttcggcttgactaacagCCTtgcggcgtttatggatttgatgaaccgagtattCAAGtcgtatcttgattcatttgtcattgtcttcattgatggcatattgatctactcgcgtagcatggaggagcatgagcagcatttgagagttgtgcttcagactttacGGGAATGGGagctatatgttaagttctccaagtgcaagttctggttagattatgtggcattattggggcatgttgtatcaggcgaggttattaaggtagatccgaggAAGATCAAGGCAGTCcagagttggcctcatcctaccacagcgaccgagatcaggaaattcctagggttagcaggttattttcgccggtttgtggagggcttctctcTATTGAAGCacttttgactagattgacccagaagggtgctccgttcaaatGGTTCAATGATTacgaggcaagctttcagaagctcaaggccgcattgactacaacaccagtgttagtgttgccttccaatTAGGAATGTATACTGTGTActgcgatgcttcacgcattggtctGGGTTATGTGTTGATACaggaggggcaagttattgcatatgcttcacggcagctgaagccccacaagaagaattaccccgtacatgatttggagttggctgcgaaAGTCCATgctctcaagatttggaggcattatctttatggggtattttgtgaggtttacaccgatcatcgcaacttgcaacatttgttcaagtagagggatctcaatttgaggcagcgcgggtggcttgagttactaaaggattatgatattatcatcctttatcatccgggaaaggcgaatgtggttgcatatgccttaagcaggaaggctgagagtatgggtagtttggcatttatttcagtaGATGAGAGGCCATTGACTTttgacattcagtccttagctaacagacttgtaagattggatatttctgagccccgtcgagttcttgcatgcgtagTGGCTCAGTCCTCATTACTTGAGTGGATCAAGGCTTGTCAGTACGATGATCCGCACTTaatggttcttagagagacggtactacagggtggtgccaaggaggttactatctgtgagaatggtgttctgcgactccaagatcatctatgtgttcctaatgtggatggatcgagggagaagattctagagaaggcaCACAATGCTcagtattttattcatccaggttctacgaagatgtatcgcgacctgaggaaACATTATAGGTGGCAGCGGATGAAGacggacatagttgagtatgtagcgaggtgcctaaattgccagcaggttaagtatgagcaccagaggccaggtggcctacttcagcagatggttatacctgagtggaaatgggagcgcactactatggacttcgtagttgggttgccgtggactttgagaaagtttgatgtagtttgggtcattgtcgacaggttgaccaagtcggcacactttatttcgattgtgactacatattcttcagagattggctagatttacattcaggaaattgttcggttgcatggtgtgcctgtttccatcatttctgataaaggccctcagttcacttcacacttCTGGATAGCAGTTCAGAgcgagttgggtactcgggtagagctcagcatagcctttcatccgcagaacAATGGGCAGTCAGAGCGAACAGTTCTGATTCTAAAGGATATGCTCATAGCAAGTGCCATTGACTTTGAAGGTTAGTGGGATAGATTCTTGcccttggccgagttttcttacaacaacagttatcagtccagcatcgatatggctccatttgaggctttatatggtctgCAATGTCATtcgcccattggatggtttgagcccggcgagactaagttatatggtactaatttggtgagggaggccttggaaaaggtaaagttgattcaggagcgacttcgcacagcagtccagacagaagagttacatgGATCAGAAGGCACGTGATCTATCATTTATGGTGaacgagaaggttctcttgaatgtTTCGTCGATGAAGGGGATCGTGAGATTTGTGAAGAAGGTCAATCTGATCCCAAGGTTTATTTGCTCATTTGAGGTGTTGTATGACCTTGCTTTGTGTCCCAGTCTATCGAGAGTTCATActgtattccatgtgtctatgttctggaagtatcatgccgacaggtcgcgcGTGCTACATTATAGcatggttcagctagatgagagtttgggttatgaagaggagccaattgccattattggcaggcaggtttgccagttgaggtccaagaagattgctGTTgtgaaggtccagtggaggggacaactagtcgaggaagtgacttgggaggccgaggaggacatgagcAGATATCCGCACTTTTTCAGCACtacaggtatgattctagacccgttcgaggacgaacgcttgtttaagaggtagagaatgtaacgacccgaacggttgttttgctttctagatccctgttCCCTTAATGAAGACTCCCCGTATATGCttctactattttatgacttgcgaggatggtcagtttgggtttggaagggttcgggttgaaaccggaacacttagttccttaacagTAGCCTATActagttaagtttgacttgagtcaacgttttgagtaaacgacctcggaaccagaATTTGAcgatcccaataggttcgtatgataattttcgacttaggcgtgtgttcggatcgggttttggatgacccgggagcatttcggcgcttaatactaaaagttggcgcattgaaggtttttcgAGTTCTTTATGTTTGGTCTGGAGTAGACtttagtgttatcgaggtctgtttaggattctgagcctgggaatagttctgtatggtgatttatgacttgcacacaAACTTTGGCGTCATttcaagttgatttgataggaatcggacgcgcaTAAGTGTATTTAGAAGTATTAGAGTTTCTTGTCGAATTCATGTGTTTTGGGGTTCGATTCgtaattctagatgttatttggtgttttgatcatgccAGCGAGTCTGTAGTATGTTGATGGATGTGTGAGTATATTTTGATGGGCCCCGGTGGTCTAGGATGCGAAACGGATTGGAATCAGACTCGATTTCGGCATGGGGGAAACTACTGGTGGCTTCAGTTTTGGTGCTTTCGCACCTACGTGGGTTTAGCCGTAGGTGAGAGCTCACATAAGCGAGCGTGTGATCGCGGGAGCGGCTGGGAGTGGGCCGGCTAGTGGTCCGCAAAAATGACATTTTTTCGCATAAGCGAAATCGATTCTGCGATGGAggatccgcagatgcgaaggaggGCAAGCAGGCTTCGGTTTGCAAGTGCGACGTCCTTTCTGCAGAAGCGAGAgcctgtccgcagaagcgaagagagGTGGCCTGAGCAAGGACTACACCTGCGATGATTCTTCCGCAGAAGAGGAGCTGCAGGTGCGACtgttttggtcgcaggtgcgatatcGTTGGGGGCAGTGAGGGCTTTTATTGCGGGACTTAAACCTTTTTTCTCACATTTTCATTTagtcttgggagattttgagaGCACATTTGAGGGGGGATTCTCATCAATATCCTAAGGTAAGTAACTCCCACCTATTTTCAAGTTAATTATGCGGGTTTTAGGTAGATTAAACATGGAAAGATTGTGAAAACTTGTGGGATTTGTGAAGAACCTAGGATTTTGGTAAAAATAggatttgaccacaaaattggttatggaattaagtaaaaattatatatttgagttcctgaggttatgggtaatagttATCTTCGAATTCTGGAATCTtggcacgtgggctcgggggagaattttaagaatttttcaATTTGGGTTAGATAATTACTCTAAtatctaaattatgaacttttgagtatatattgtttaaattatataatatttgactagttttgaattgTTCGGCATCGAGTTGGGGCTTTTAGAGTGGATTAGTGGAACAAAAGCGATCTTGGAAACGAGGCAAGtcttttgcctaaccttgtaagagggaactcatccccttaggtttatcttgttgtgtattacttatgtggggagctacgtacgcacgagctgACGAgattccgtgcgtagctatattccatgatatgtccgggtagacttagatccaCATCATAATTTTATTATACTGTTGTATTTATCATGCGTATTAACTGTCTTGAATAGAGCTGAGACTAGGGATTATAAAGTTTCAATTATCGACTTAGCCGTCTTATTTTGGAAAATTTAGGAATACTTAATAACTATGAAAATTCCATGTCCTCTtgcgtcgcaagtacttccgcgagcgaggtaaaattctctactcttatgggatcgggtcgttcgcctcggcagtacggTAACACcattcttataggatcgggtcgttcgccttgacagtatgatggtaacactattcttatgggatcgggttgttcgcctcaaCAGTATTGAGTATCaccattcttatgggatcgggccattcgcctcggcaacgTCATGCTTAATAATTGAAACGGGTTCCAGTTTGGATATATTGAGATAGGGTCTTCAAGGCCAGGTATGATAATACAACAGTGATTggcgagcgcaaaacacaacacaaaattaatgTTGGCTaaccaaagatagtatagtaaaatatcaTCTCCACAGGAACTGGATTGAAATAATGTTTGAGTAATTTCTGGGTTAATTGCTATTCATGATGATTAACAATTGAGTTAAAGGATTATGAACTATATTTAACTACTAAAATAAAGCAATTGACAATTAACAGGAAAGAATTGGAATTCGCAGAgttggtttcttatcaatgtAACTAATAAGGGtttgacaggataggtgcaagatagctatttgggatttagctctagtttaattcactctaatgttctaaaAATTCTAATGAGTTCACTCGATAATTAGTTCAAACTTTTTgtcaagactcctctctcgattaaatcttaattctatgaggtgaactaatataagcattgtgaagtatgcaagcatgcgttaatGGATTATTCCTAAgaaaaacgtctctcgaatattctcctaacttgattcaataaacaattcaacaagctctttcgattacttaagagaatTAATGAAttgaatcaaagaaaataatgcaaagataatcaccaagatattcctctttcgattaaataaacggATGAATaaaacttcaacaattcaaaactccataaatGAATTCAAGCAGGAATTAGAGTTTAAatccacaaatatttatcaaaataccatatctGTCAAACCCTAAGGGAAATTACTCCATGATCATAGAGGAAGTCATCACAATTATaattaaagaataagaaagaaacaATCTAACTTTACAATCCAAACTCTCGtcttgaattgatggaaagatgatggaATCTCGTGTCTTGTAGCCTCTAATGCCCTCCCAAAGGTTTGAAGGTCAAAAGTTCCCTCAAAAATGTGTTTCttgtgtatttataccaagtaggaatGAACCTGGACTAAACTACCCTCTTTGACCGAAGTGGGAAAACCTACAAACTTTTTATACTTCATGTGTCGCACTATGCCACGCAGGGTGCGTAACATTAGTGCAATTTGCTCGGTTGTAAACTCTTTGAACTTAGCTTATCTAACAAAATTTTGTACTGATGCTACGTACTATGCCACGCACTATGCCTagcattagtgtatttttctATTAGACCCAAAAACTACATGTCTCTGAACTTCTCAAATTTCTAACGCACATTTGCACTGATGCGTCGCACTGTGCTACGCATGGTGTGAATTGTCACGCCTCGACCTCGGGAAGCGCAACcgtcgctcaaccgagatacTTCGGATGAGCAAGCATGTACactaccttctacccaactcactcatgaataaagaAAGAATACATATCATTAATTTGACAgcaagaggtcatgtgaataacaccagttcatttcgattagttacgtcattaacaagtctccaaaatagtacattgtacaatcacaGTTAAAACGGGacagatgatacaattacaacaagtttagttcaaccttcccaaaacaggatacaacccacactatgtatacggagcctctaacagaaataaaagagtactatgatagtgtcggcaacaaggccccggctataccttaaaacactATGCACATGGATCAAAAgaatacatgaccccagaataaagtggggctcatcaAGTCAGTTGGGGAGAGGGTGTGATGCTATTattgatcaataccacctgcatccattaaagatgcattgcccccagcaaaagggacgttagtacatgtctaatagtactagtacgaaaaccaaacacctatgTAAGGACTTGGAAGTAAAACAtggatatgatgaatcatggtaaccaTAAAAGGCTTAGTTAGTCGTTAAATCCATAGAAACtttattaagagctttcaataacaattataaattcataagtcggggatcctctgcaactacctttacacaaagcggccctgccgcctcaccccaacgtatgtGGGTAGAGttgcaatcacaataccagaaactctacacaaagaggccctgccgcctcaccccaatgtatgcgggtggaggtgcattcACCATgtcacaactctacacaaagcggccctgctgcctcatcccaatgtatgcgagtggaggtttattcacaataccacaactctacacaaatcGGCCTCGCCGTCttaccctaatgtatgcgggtggaggtatattcgCAATGCCACACTTCggattcccaaaacgataatagtttgtacaagtgAGTTCCATTtttaaatcaaccatttggcacctttggccttagcaagtgtaagttcacaaggtctcatcatatgagaaataagtgtttaatcacattgataTCATACAAGATATCCTCCCAAaagggggtataacataattgaATCAATATTAGAGAATTATTAACACATGAGCGTTGTAACACGTTATGCCAATTGggaatcaattttactagtttgaataccccacagTAATAGTATTTCAAGTTCAACTACACATGATATAAGTTCACAAGGATTCAGGAATTCCGATACtagaagaaaggtttagccttcatacctcaaAAGCTCTTTTCGTAGTGCCACAATAATGTTCCAACACTCCTAACGATGTCAATatttttgaagccctagcaagttccCTTTGATGGAATTCCAAGGTTTGATCAAAGTAGAGTAGTAAAATCCTTAGTCCTCCCTTCCCTCTCTCTATAATAACTCTTTCATCTCTCTAACGTGTCAGTTAATCCCCCAAAAATGAACCCATGGGCTAGATAAATAAAATGGGAGTCGGGTTATAAAATTGGAAAAATAAAGCCCCGACACAgatctgcgaccgcataatgcttctacgGTCCACAAAATGAACCGCATAATGGTCCTTCGGAAGTGAGCACTtatgcctcactctgcgaccgatatgcggtccgtagaCCGATTCTTCGGTCGCATAATGCGTCGCAGAACTGCCCTCCAGAATATTTGTGGTAGGTCTGCGATGGGTTATGTGGCTCGCAAAGCGATTATGCGGCCGTATAATGAatcgcataatggtccaaacatTTGCCCAAATTTTTTGCCTAAGTCTGCGGTAGATCTGCAGTCCGCAGATTAGTTCTACGACCGCAGAATGAGCCGCAGAAATGCCCTTCActttcaaaaattttcttcaactccccaacgaaCTGTTAAACCCAAAAACTCCGGGTTTTTGGTAaaagtttacggggccttacacgaAGCATTAGTACAAATGTCATAACCCTTGTGCTTTCTTCCAACTTTTGTATGCAACGCCGGTCCACGAGCCCCAGACACGATCCCAGTTGAATTCCTTgccttttactcaaacttcaaagctccagatTATTCTATTTAGCtccaatttatttttttaacttggaatcatctcctacaaagcataaaacacgtaataagtataaatcattatTATTTAAGGTCAAACACACTCAAAGTGTAGTAATTAGAGTGCAGAATTTGGCTAAAACATGTgttcctagcctaccatcaacaccccacccTTAAACCATTGcccgtcctcgagcaatcaaactacacttcatatagaaaCGAGCTTCCCATCAGACAACTTCCCTAacgcatcatgccaagaatatttaaaatagactaagcaccatATCATAACATCCTAACCTCAAGACTCGACTGAAAAGTACCACGCATTTTTCATAACATAtttacttactctaacacagaggtcaaagactttaccttacctcgtaaatcatgtgccctcaaacaaacaatagagagtagttccacgcgcaataaaattcaagaacaaataggaactcaagatagaaaaaattcactcactctcaaaatTAAAATTCATGTGCCATGGAAGACGTACCATATGCTTGTCCGTAGTGTAATAATATACTAATTTAGCTCatttagtcaaggatcaagtagggctttaataggttgtaatgtaggttgcggaaCGGGtaagatacatttggatatagtgacaaacctccctgagcactttaatacatgtacattaacacattaaaccccacacttattttgaaccaaaccccaaccttcacaACATTAAGCTCCCCATATCTTTAAGCACAAACAAGATGAGAACTACCACTAATAAGGAATCAATTTTTCTACTACATACACaaactttttttctttctttttttttctttttttttttcaaaattctaaatgcgttttctctctttttttcaatCCCTTACATGTGGCTCTCACAAATTTTAAACTAGTGCACCTTTCTTATTTTTTCAATAGTTTCAATAAAAAACAATGTGACCACACCTCCACTCGGCTTTTACAAGCTcatacaaattcaagtgctcacgaaaggtaaaaggttcaaacagATAGACAATCCAACCAAAGGGGTCAAGCTTGTAGTGTAGTTGCCAAAGAGATAGGAATACAGGCTCAACGGGGCTAACTAAGATATCCattaattaggtgggtaaaaatatataattggctcaataaagaaatacctatatcacttcctagaccgAACAAGACTACTACTTTTCTTTGCAAATACatgaggcaagttctagacatcaactaatatgcacagaatatcaacaactcactcaggatcagatctatcccgactctctagtcaaagcaattAAGCAAAGTTACAATCAACCAATATAAGGCACTACAATACATGAGTCAATAATTGAGCCTAGGCGTCACAGCTAAGGCACTCACTACTCTCAAGGCAAAACAACGTCAAGAAAAGTCATCTCCATTTAATACATAGCACAAGAATTTACTATTCCTAAAAAaattaactacacccggttcaaacaaaacccttaaaAAATAACCGCGtaacaaagaaaaaccaagggggaattgttaTACTATCTAagcaaacaaaacaaaataaagggctaaaaaaaatttcttttttttcgactttaatccctcaagaagacaACCGAGGAAATCTATCATCGGGAAAagtcaattattttttttaaatcaaaataAATGAAAAACAAACACACAAATACATATTTACATACCCCACCCCACGCTTTAAactgtggcatgtccccatgacacacaaatacaaagcaagaggtaaaggaaGCTTCCCTGATTCATCTAGTCGGGTTCTGAATCGAAGTCCGGATCTCCTT
Encoded proteins:
- the LOC138908103 gene encoding uncharacterized protein, whose product is MAPFEALYGLQCHSPIGWFEPGETKLYGTNLVREALEKVLLNVSSMKGIVRFVKKVNLIPRSRVLHYSMVQLDESLGYEEEPIAIIGRQVCQLRSKKIAVVKVQWRGQLVEEVTWEAEEDMSRYPHFFSTTGMILDPFEDERLFKR